The following proteins are co-located in the Castor canadensis chromosome 5, mCasCan1.hap1v2, whole genome shotgun sequence genome:
- the Mafb gene encoding transcription factor MafB codes for MAAELSMGPELPTSPLAMEYVNDFDLLKFDVKKEPLGRAERPGRPCTRLQPAGSVSSTPLSTPCSSVPSSPSFSPTEQKTHLEDLYWMASNYQQMNPEALNLTPEDAVEALIGSHPVPQPLQSFDGFRGAHHHHHHHHPHPHHGYPGASVAHDELGPHTHPHHHHHHQASPPPSSTTSPAQQLPTSHPGPGPHAAAAATAAGGNGSVEDRFSDDQLVSMSVRELNRHLRGFTKDEVIRLKQKRRTLKNRGYAQSCRYKRVQQKHHLENEKTQLIQQVEQLKQEVSRLARERDAYKVKCEKLANSGFREAGSTSDSPSSPEFFL; via the coding sequence ATGGCCGCGGAGCTGAGCATGGGGCCAGAGCTGCCCACCAGCCCGCTGGCCATGGAGTACGTCAACGACTTCGACCTGCTTAAGTTCGACGTGAAGAAGGAGCCGCTGGGCCGTGCGGAGCGTCCAGGCAGGCCCTGCACGCGCCTGCAGCCAGCCGGCTCGGTGTCATCCACACCGCTCAGCACACCGTGTAGCTCGGTGCCCTCTTCGCCTAGCTTCAGCCCGACTGAACAGAAGACCCACCTCGAGGACCTGTACTGGATGGCCAGCAACTACCAACAGATGAACCCTGAGGCGCTCAACCTGACGCCCGAGGACGCGGTGGAGGCACTGATCGGCTCACATCCAGTGCCACAGCCGCTGCAGAGCTTCGACGGCTTCCGTGGcgctcaccaccatcaccatcaccaccaccctcaCCCGCACCACGGGTACCCAGGTGCCAGCGTGGCCCACGATGAGTTGGGTCCGCACACGCACCcgcaccatcaccaccatcaccaagcGTCGCCGCCGCCGTCCAGCACCACCAGCCCAGCGCAACAGCTGCCCACCAGCCACCCCGGGCCCGGTCCGCACGCGGCAGCCGCAGCGACGGCAGCGGGTGGTAACGGTAGCGTGGAGGACCGCTTCTCCGACGACCAGCTCGTGTCCATGTCGGTGCGTGAGCTGAACCGCCACCTGCGGGGCTTCACCAAGGACGAGGTGATCCGCCTGAAGCAGAAGCGGCGAACCCTGAAGAACCGGGGCTACGCCCAGTCATGCAGGTATAAACGCGTCCAGCAGAAACACCACCTGGAGAATGAGAAGACGCAGCTCATTCAGCAGGTGGAGCAGCTTAAGCAGGAGGTGTCCCGGCTGGCCCGCGAGAGAGACGCCTACAAGGTCAAGTGCGAGAAACTCGCCAACTCCGGCTTCAGGGAGGCGGGCTCCACCAGCGACAGCCCCTCCTCTCCCGAGTTCTTTCTGTGA